A section of the Halopiger aswanensis genome encodes:
- a CDS encoding carbohydrate ABC transporter permease, with protein METSEKSLRRALDRLFVPLTVGPTLIWIAAIIVYPTARLLWSSLFWENPLTRETEFVGLRNFKRILLDPGGTLEVFNASFIAFTKNTLIYVGCSVTLSFLLGLGIAILLNKDLKGRGWFRTAVIVPWILPYVMSGLMWRWMFEAKNGAINGLLTQTGLLSEKIAFLSDGTLAMMALIIADIWVFTPFIVIILLAGLQNVPEQLYDAAEVDGASRWSRFWNVTYPFLKPSILVALTIRIIFDIRALDLVWVMTQGGPGKSTEVWASWLYRTSMEFQRTGEGAALGVIMLAVTFAIVAILYTIFGGTPYDS; from the coding sequence ATGGAGACGTCAGAAAAGTCGCTACGTCGAGCGCTTGACCGGCTGTTCGTTCCGCTGACGGTCGGACCGACGCTGATCTGGATCGCGGCCATCATCGTCTATCCGACCGCTCGGCTCCTCTGGTCGAGCCTGTTCTGGGAGAACCCGCTCACGCGGGAGACCGAGTTCGTGGGGCTCCGGAATTTCAAGCGCATTCTGCTCGATCCCGGCGGCACGCTGGAGGTGTTTAATGCGAGCTTCATCGCGTTCACGAAGAACACGCTCATCTACGTCGGGTGTAGCGTCACCCTTTCGTTCCTGCTCGGACTCGGGATCGCGATCCTGTTGAACAAGGATCTCAAGGGTCGAGGGTGGTTCCGGACCGCCGTCATCGTCCCGTGGATCCTCCCGTACGTGATGAGCGGACTCATGTGGCGCTGGATGTTCGAGGCGAAAAACGGCGCGATAAACGGGCTGCTGACCCAGACGGGCCTGCTTTCGGAGAAGATTGCGTTCCTTTCGGACGGAACGCTGGCGATGATGGCACTGATCATCGCCGACATCTGGGTGTTCACGCCGTTTATCGTGATCATCCTGCTCGCGGGCCTGCAAAACGTCCCGGAGCAGCTGTACGACGCCGCCGAAGTCGACGGCGCGAGTCGCTGGTCACGCTTCTGGAACGTGACGTACCCGTTCCTGAAGCCGTCGATTCTGGTCGCGCTGACGATCCGCATCATCTTCGATATCAGGGCGCTGGACCTGGTGTGGGTGATGACCCAAGGCGGTCCCGGGAAGTCCACTGAGGTGTGGGCCTCCTGGCTCTACCGCACGTCCATGGAGTTCCAGCGAACCGGGGAAGGAGCCGCGCTGGGCGTCATCATGCTCGCGGTCACGTTCGCCATCGTCGCGATCCTGTACACGATCTTCGGAGGGACACCGTACGACTCATGA
- the glpR gene encoding HTH-type transcriptional regulator GlpR, producing MLPKQRKREIVDVVSEENGQTVTELADALGVSEATIRRDLQDLEDEGLIERSHGGAIPASSVAEERTYSQKQVQNLEAKQAIGNRAAEEIRRGQVVFFDSGTTTMEVAKAAPDTEFIAATNSPLIAMELGERGDVKLTGGTLREQTWALVGPTGEEFLERTNFDVVFLGTNAIHPEAGLTTPNEDEARMKSLMVEKSQRVVLVSDGSKLDQRSFVNFADLEDVDVFVTEATLTDEQREPFEAAGVDVVDGVGE from the coding sequence ATGCTACCCAAACAACGGAAACGCGAAATCGTCGACGTCGTCTCTGAAGAGAACGGACAGACCGTCACCGAGCTTGCGGACGCACTCGGCGTCTCCGAGGCGACGATCCGGCGCGACCTCCAGGACCTCGAGGACGAGGGGCTGATCGAACGCTCGCACGGCGGCGCGATTCCCGCCTCGAGCGTCGCCGAGGAACGGACGTACAGCCAGAAACAGGTCCAAAACCTCGAGGCGAAGCAAGCGATCGGAAACCGCGCCGCCGAGGAGATTCGACGGGGACAGGTGGTCTTCTTCGATTCCGGGACGACGACGATGGAAGTCGCCAAGGCGGCGCCCGATACCGAGTTTATCGCCGCGACGAACTCGCCGCTGATCGCCATGGAACTCGGCGAGCGCGGCGACGTCAAACTCACCGGCGGCACGCTTCGCGAGCAGACGTGGGCGCTCGTGGGGCCGACCGGCGAGGAGTTCCTCGAGCGGACGAACTTCGACGTCGTCTTCCTCGGGACGAACGCCATCCACCCGGAGGCCGGGCTGACGACGCCGAACGAGGACGAAGCGCGGATGAAGTCGTTGATGGTGGAGAAGTCCCAGCGGGTCGTGCTCGTTTCCGACGGCTCGAAACTCGACCAGCGGAGTTTCGTCAACTTCGCCGACCTCGAGGACGTCGACGTGTTCGTCACCGAGGCGACGCTGACGGACGAGCAGCGCGAGCCGTTCGAGGCCGCCGGCGTCGACGTCGTCGACGGGGTGGGAGAGTGA
- the pfkB gene encoding 1-phosphofructokinase: MILTVTLNPAVDHTITVEGDLEPDVVKRASMSQYDPGGKGINVSKYLSGLGVDSTATGLMGGFLGSYIEDQLSRQKIPNDFVEMGGCTRLNTTILTDDEEYKVNQSGHNVKKETVREVVNKVREHDPEMVVIAGSLPPNLGPATIDRIARAGSWRTVVDVQGDLLKGLQSDYFLCKPNRRELGTATGMPVHTDEECVEAAEALREEGFEHVVASLGDDGALLASPDGVYRADARDVEVVDTVGAGDALLAGILSTFARGQSGTAALRMGITVAAEVVSVPGTTVPEMSGLRSDSTDVPLFTR, translated from the coding sequence GTGATCCTCACCGTCACGCTGAATCCGGCGGTCGATCACACGATCACCGTCGAGGGGGACCTCGAGCCCGACGTGGTCAAACGCGCGAGCATGTCCCAGTACGACCCCGGCGGAAAGGGGATCAACGTCTCGAAGTACCTCTCCGGGCTCGGCGTCGACTCGACCGCGACCGGGCTGATGGGCGGGTTCCTCGGCTCGTACATCGAGGATCAACTCTCCCGTCAGAAGATTCCGAACGACTTCGTCGAGATGGGGGGCTGTACGAGGCTCAACACGACGATCCTCACCGACGACGAGGAGTACAAGGTCAACCAGTCGGGCCACAACGTCAAGAAGGAGACCGTCCGCGAGGTCGTCAACAAGGTTCGCGAACACGATCCGGAAATGGTCGTCATCGCCGGCAGCCTCCCGCCGAACCTGGGGCCGGCGACGATCGACCGTATCGCTCGCGCCGGGTCGTGGCGAACCGTCGTCGACGTTCAAGGCGACCTGTTGAAGGGACTCCAGAGCGACTACTTCCTCTGTAAGCCCAACCGCCGCGAACTCGGGACCGCGACCGGGATGCCGGTTCACACCGACGAGGAGTGCGTGGAAGCGGCGGAAGCGCTCCGCGAGGAGGGGTTCGAACACGTCGTCGCGTCGCTGGGGGACGACGGCGCCCTGCTGGCCTCGCCCGACGGCGTGTACCGGGCTGACGCTCGAGACGTCGAGGTCGTCGACACCGTCGGGGCGGGCGACGCCCTGCTCGCGGGTATCTTATCGACGTTCGCGCGCGGCCAGTCCGGAACCGCCGCGCTCCGCATGGGCATCACGGTCGCCGCCGAGGTCGTGTCGGTGCCGGGCACGACCGTCCCGGAGATGTCCGGTCTCCGCTCGGATTCGACCGACGTCCCGCTGTTTACGAGGTGA
- a CDS encoding ABC transporter substrate-binding protein yields MPRKRQSRRTVLKTSGALSAASIVGLAGCTGNSDGGNGSGNGNGDGEMADEITFYNAGSLEFDQGTEANIERFEEETGITVNVNEVPWANLKTSLTTIFNSQEPKVDAFNGPTWWLADFVNAGWLEPLELSDDHMSKFPDSLVDLVSFDGDPYMAPEFGKWGTYLYDTEVVETPPDTWDEVLEMGPELSDGSRSGFGLTWADKSVFTFKQLLYQAGGSLFNENNEPVFAGDEGQQVMEFVTQLRDEEIIPDGISSMGEGAVGDAFIAGEFATVESWTPLGSRAIDEWGEERVGSARPPAGPSGRATFQDTNGISISAFSEKKAAAQRFAEFMTTRESCKNNMLVEGNPCVVPDVYEDDEIQEEYPSWLLEDMKYNLEHAMSETYIQQPQVDDYIDEQITPALLGEKDPQTALEDAQENVTRLYQDIGLL; encoded by the coding sequence ATGCCACGCAAACGGCAGTCACGGCGGACGGTTCTCAAAACGAGTGGCGCACTCAGCGCCGCCAGCATCGTGGGACTCGCTGGCTGTACGGGCAACTCGGACGGGGGCAACGGCAGTGGTAACGGGAACGGCGACGGCGAGATGGCCGACGAAATCACGTTCTACAACGCGGGGAGCCTCGAGTTCGACCAGGGGACCGAGGCCAACATCGAACGCTTCGAGGAGGAAACCGGCATCACCGTCAACGTCAACGAAGTTCCCTGGGCGAACCTGAAGACCAGCCTGACGACGATCTTCAACAGTCAGGAGCCGAAGGTCGACGCGTTCAACGGTCCGACCTGGTGGCTCGCCGACTTCGTCAACGCCGGCTGGCTCGAGCCGCTCGAGCTCTCGGACGACCACATGAGCAAGTTCCCGGACAGTCTCGTCGACCTCGTCAGCTTCGACGGCGATCCGTACATGGCTCCCGAGTTCGGGAAGTGGGGCACGTACCTCTACGACACGGAGGTCGTCGAGACGCCGCCGGACACGTGGGACGAGGTGCTGGAGATGGGGCCCGAACTGAGCGACGGCAGTCGGTCCGGCTTCGGCCTCACGTGGGCCGATAAGTCCGTGTTCACGTTCAAGCAGCTGCTCTACCAGGCCGGCGGCTCGCTGTTCAACGAGAACAACGAGCCGGTGTTCGCGGGCGACGAAGGCCAGCAGGTCATGGAGTTCGTCACGCAGCTCCGCGACGAGGAAATCATCCCCGACGGCATCTCGAGCATGGGCGAGGGCGCCGTCGGCGACGCCTTCATCGCCGGCGAGTTCGCTACCGTCGAATCGTGGACGCCGCTCGGCTCGCGCGCGATCGACGAGTGGGGCGAAGAGCGCGTCGGCAGTGCACGGCCGCCGGCAGGCCCGAGCGGTCGTGCGACCTTCCAGGACACGAACGGAATCAGCATCTCCGCGTTCTCCGAGAAGAAGGCCGCAGCCCAGCGGTTCGCCGAGTTCATGACGACGCGAGAGTCCTGTAAGAACAACATGCTCGTCGAGGGGAACCCCTGCGTCGTCCCCGACGTCTACGAGGACGACGAGATCCAGGAGGAGTACCCCTCGTGGCTCCTCGAGGACATGAAGTACAACCTCGAGCACGCGATGAGCGAGACCTACATCCAGCAGCCGCAGGTCGACGACTACATCGACGAACAGATCACGCCGGCGCTGCTCGGCGAGAAGGATCCGCAGACGGCGCTGGAAGACGCACAGGAGAACGTTACGCGCCTCTATCAGGACATCGGGCTCCTGTAA
- the leuB gene encoding 3-isopropylmalate dehydrogenase, translating into MTHEIAVIPGDGIGQEVTPAAVEVLEALELDFEFVEADAGDAVEEETGEALPQETYDLAASADATLFGAAGETAADVILPLRDAVDSFVNIRPAKAYPGVDAVRPETDLVFLRENTEGVYSGIEDRLTQDVSTLTRVVTESASEDLAEFACEYVEDNGYDGFTISHKANVMRETDGLFRDTIKRVADENGVETDEVLMDAFATRVCLDPEQFDVVVCPNLAGDVLSDLAAGLVGGLGLLPSANVGPERALFEPVHGTAPDIAGEGVANPAATIISAAMLLEYLGYDEEGQAVHEAVEATLEDGPRTPDLGGDASTEDVTNAIIERL; encoded by the coding sequence ATGACTCACGAAATCGCCGTCATCCCCGGCGACGGAATCGGTCAGGAAGTCACGCCCGCGGCCGTCGAGGTCCTCGAGGCGCTCGAGCTCGACTTCGAGTTCGTCGAGGCCGACGCCGGCGACGCGGTCGAGGAGGAAACCGGAGAGGCGCTGCCCCAGGAGACCTACGATCTCGCGGCCTCGGCGGACGCGACGCTGTTCGGTGCGGCCGGCGAGACCGCGGCCGACGTGATCCTGCCGCTGCGCGACGCGGTCGACTCCTTCGTCAACATCCGACCGGCGAAGGCCTACCCCGGCGTCGACGCCGTCCGGCCCGAGACCGATCTGGTCTTCCTCCGCGAGAACACCGAGGGCGTCTACTCGGGGATCGAGGATCGACTCACGCAGGACGTCTCGACGCTGACCCGCGTCGTTACCGAGTCGGCCTCCGAGGATCTCGCGGAGTTCGCCTGCGAGTACGTCGAGGACAACGGCTACGACGGCTTTACAATCTCCCACAAGGCCAACGTCATGCGCGAGACGGACGGCCTCTTTCGCGACACGATCAAGCGCGTGGCCGACGAGAACGGCGTCGAAACCGACGAGGTGCTGATGGACGCCTTCGCCACGCGGGTCTGTCTCGATCCCGAACAGTTCGACGTCGTCGTCTGTCCCAACCTTGCGGGCGACGTACTCTCGGACCTCGCCGCCGGCCTCGTCGGCGGCCTCGGTCTCCTCCCGAGCGCGAACGTCGGCCCCGAGCGCGCGCTGTTCGAACCCGTCCACGGTACCGCGCCGGACATCGCCGGCGAGGGCGTCGCGAACCCGGCCGCGACGATCATCTCCGCCGCCATGCTGCTCGAGTACCTCGGCTACGACGAGGAAGGGCAGGCGGTCCACGAGGCCGTCGAGGCGACGCTCGAGGACGGGCCGCGCACGCCGGATCTGGGCGGCGACGCCTCCACTGAGGACGTAACGAACGCGATTATCGAGCGACTGTAA
- a CDS encoding ABC transporter ATP-binding protein, translating to MAKVRLDDLVKRFDDIVAVDGVSLEIPDESFTVLVGPSGCGKTTTLRLIAGLERASDGTIKIGDEVVNDQRAYERDIAMVFQNYALYPHKTVRGNMRFGLEQQGADEETIQERVEDAANLLQIDELLDRKPAELSGGQQQRVALGRAIVRNPDVFLMDEPLSNLDAKLRVQMRAELNKLHDKLSTTTVYVTHDQVEAMTLGDQIAVMNDGKVQQVGPPTFVYSNPRNMFVADFLGSPSMNFLEGTVHRTDDGYAIDLGAFEHEVPDEFEWALEGAVGDDVVLGVRPEDVTLRPDGLPATVNVVEPQGEKTVLELGLGNETTMKASVEPGGPIQVDDRVSVEFDRRSLHYFDAASGESLTFERAENEATAESAEEEQVA from the coding sequence ATGGCTAAAGTACGACTCGACGACCTCGTCAAGCGGTTCGACGACATCGTCGCCGTCGACGGCGTCTCGCTCGAGATTCCCGACGAGAGCTTCACCGTGTTGGTCGGCCCGTCGGGCTGTGGCAAAACGACGACGCTGCGGCTGATCGCCGGCCTCGAGCGCGCCAGCGACGGGACGATCAAGATCGGCGATGAGGTCGTCAACGATCAGCGCGCCTACGAGCGCGACATCGCCATGGTCTTCCAGAACTACGCGCTCTACCCGCACAAAACCGTTCGCGGGAACATGCGCTTCGGACTGGAACAGCAGGGCGCCGACGAGGAGACGATCCAGGAGCGCGTCGAAGACGCCGCGAATCTCCTCCAGATCGACGAACTGCTGGATCGGAAGCCGGCCGAACTCTCGGGCGGCCAGCAACAGCGGGTCGCGCTCGGTCGCGCCATCGTCCGGAACCCGGACGTCTTCCTGATGGACGAACCGCTGTCGAATCTGGACGCGAAACTGCGCGTGCAGATGCGCGCCGAGTTGAACAAACTCCACGACAAGCTCTCGACGACGACGGTCTACGTCACCCACGATCAGGTCGAGGCGATGACGCTCGGCGATCAGATCGCCGTCATGAACGACGGGAAGGTCCAGCAGGTCGGCCCGCCGACGTTCGTCTACTCCAACCCGCGAAACATGTTCGTCGCGGACTTCCTGGGCTCGCCGAGCATGAACTTCCTCGAGGGGACGGTTCACCGGACCGACGACGGCTACGCGATCGATCTCGGCGCGTTCGAACACGAGGTCCCGGACGAGTTCGAGTGGGCGCTCGAGGGGGCGGTCGGCGACGATGTCGTCCTCGGCGTCCGACCGGAGGACGTGACGCTGCGTCCGGACGGGCTCCCGGCGACGGTCAACGTCGTCGAGCCGCAGGGCGAAAAGACGGTCCTCGAGCTCGGCCTGGGTAACGAGACGACGATGAAGGCGTCGGTCGAGCCCGGCGGGCCGATCCAGGTCGACGACCGCGTCAGCGTCGAGTTCGATCGCCGCTCGCTGCACTACTTCGACGCGGCCTCCGGAGAGTCGCTGACGTTCGAGCGAGCCGAAAACGAAGCGACCGCCGAATCCGCCGAAGAGGAGCAAGTCGCGTGA
- a CDS encoding carbohydrate ABC transporter permease, with the protein MSTKDSPVNRFADRLGLNADDAWPSVVRERLVAYGLLLLYVIVIWFPIYYIFITSLKTQGEVLSLPITFVPHDPTVQNYVDIFRNRPFEAYTINSLIVASTTTLICVTLGTMTGYTFSRYNFLGNKALLLSIVAARMIPPIALIVPFFQIMSSPPLIGGLTGNLTDTRVALILTYTFFNLPFAVWIMKNYFDGVPESLDEQAQVDGCSTWEAFVKVVLPVAKPGIAATAILAFIFSWNEFIFALVLTRSEASQTLPIAVSLFVADDFIDWSHLAAGGMIAALPGILFGLFFQRYIVSGLTQGAVKE; encoded by the coding sequence ATGAGCACGAAAGATTCACCCGTCAATCGATTCGCCGACCGCCTCGGCCTCAACGCGGACGACGCGTGGCCGAGCGTCGTCAGGGAACGACTGGTCGCGTACGGACTCTTGCTCCTGTACGTGATCGTCATCTGGTTCCCGATATACTACATCTTCATCACGAGCCTGAAGACCCAGGGCGAGGTCCTCTCGCTCCCGATCACGTTCGTCCCGCACGATCCGACGGTCCAGAACTACGTCGACATCTTCCGGAATCGGCCGTTCGAGGCGTACACGATCAACAGCCTGATCGTCGCGTCGACGACGACGCTGATCTGCGTCACGCTGGGGACGATGACCGGGTACACGTTCTCCCGGTACAACTTCCTGGGGAACAAGGCGCTGTTGCTCTCGATCGTGGCGGCGCGGATGATTCCGCCGATCGCGCTGATCGTGCCGTTCTTCCAGATCATGTCGAGTCCGCCGCTGATCGGCGGGTTGACCGGCAACCTCACCGACACGCGAGTGGCGCTGATCCTGACGTACACGTTCTTCAACCTGCCGTTCGCGGTCTGGATCATGAAAAACTACTTCGACGGGGTGCCGGAATCACTCGACGAGCAGGCGCAAGTCGACGGTTGTTCCACCTGGGAGGCGTTCGTGAAGGTCGTCCTCCCGGTCGCCAAGCCCGGTATCGCGGCGACGGCGATCCTCGCGTTCATCTTCTCGTGGAACGAGTTCATCTTCGCGCTGGTGCTCACCCGGAGCGAAGCGTCCCAGACGCTACCGATCGCCGTCTCGCTGTTCGTCGCCGACGACTTCATCGACTGGTCACACCTCGCCGCTGGCGGCATGATCGCCGCACTGCCCGGCATTCTGTTCGGGCTGTTCTTCCAGCGGTACATCGTGAGCGGTCTCACGCAGGGGGCGGTGAAAGAATGA
- a CDS encoding PTS sugar transporter subunit IIA, which translates to MDDEIDAVLAPELITLREPPTDKGGCIEYLLDRAVDAGRVTDRDEALEAIRSHEAEMGAGVGKGIGLFHAKTDAVDRPTIAFARSSEGVAVETSDGEPATLLFLLLAPTEATDEHLAILSSLSRALMHAEVRTALHEAESAAAARRTLAEAIG; encoded by the coding sequence ATGGACGACGAGATCGACGCCGTACTCGCGCCGGAGCTGATCACGCTCCGGGAGCCCCCGACCGACAAGGGCGGGTGTATCGAGTACCTCCTCGATCGCGCCGTCGACGCGGGCCGCGTGACGGACCGCGACGAAGCCCTCGAGGCGATCCGCTCTCACGAGGCGGAAATGGGCGCCGGGGTGGGAAAGGGGATCGGACTCTTCCACGCGAAGACCGACGCCGTCGACCGACCGACGATCGCCTTCGCTCGCTCGAGCGAGGGGGTCGCCGTCGAGACGAGCGACGGGGAGCCGGCGACGCTGCTGTTTCTGTTGCTCGCGCCGACGGAAGCGACCGACGAGCACCTCGCGATACTCAGTTCGCTGTCCCGCGCGCTCATGCACGCGGAGGTGCGAACGGCGTTGCACGAGGCGGAGTCGGCGGCCGCCGCCCGACGGACGCTCGCGGAGGCGATCGGGTGA
- a CDS encoding PTS fructose transporter subunit IIC — MTVTSTLSAHLESVRRDLMTGVSFMIPFVTVGGVFLAVARLVGEAGALEQPGTLAWFLAAIGRASLEFAVPVFGAYVAYAIADRPGLAPGFVLTALVQRGAIVEQAGLIVGLETGQTGAGYLGALGVGLLAGVTVAWAGNRDVPNAVEPLVPVFLVPVLVTGSLAPVALFVLAPPSAIALEWLTAVVRDAVGLEALAFGAVLGGMVAIDSGGPVNKIAYVFAVALLPDQIYAPMAAVMIAGMVPPLGLALSNAVAPQKYPDERYAQAKAAVPMGLSFVTEGAIPYVTADPERVLPGVVVGSAAAAGLAMWLGVTMPAPHGGILVVILSNSPALFLVCLALGTALTATTVTMLKPDYVDTDDAVATAQKND, encoded by the coding sequence ATGACCGTCACGTCCACACTCTCCGCCCACCTCGAATCCGTCCGCCGCGATCTCATGACCGGCGTGAGCTTCATGATCCCGTTCGTCACCGTCGGCGGCGTCTTCCTCGCGGTCGCTCGTCTCGTCGGCGAGGCGGGGGCGCTCGAGCAGCCCGGCACGCTCGCGTGGTTTCTCGCGGCGATCGGCCGAGCGAGCCTCGAGTTCGCCGTTCCCGTTTTCGGCGCGTACGTCGCCTACGCGATCGCCGACCGACCGGGTCTCGCGCCGGGGTTCGTCCTCACTGCGCTCGTCCAGCGGGGAGCGATCGTCGAGCAAGCGGGACTGATCGTAGGCCTCGAGACGGGACAGACGGGAGCCGGCTACCTCGGCGCGCTCGGCGTCGGACTCCTCGCGGGGGTGACCGTCGCCTGGGCCGGTAATCGCGACGTGCCGAACGCCGTCGAACCGCTCGTGCCCGTCTTCCTCGTTCCGGTCCTCGTCACCGGGTCGCTAGCACCCGTCGCGCTCTTCGTTCTCGCGCCGCCCTCTGCGATCGCGCTCGAGTGGCTGACCGCGGTCGTCCGCGACGCGGTCGGCCTCGAGGCGCTCGCGTTCGGCGCCGTGCTGGGCGGGATGGTCGCGATCGACAGCGGCGGCCCCGTCAATAAGATCGCGTACGTTTTCGCCGTGGCCCTGCTCCCCGACCAGATCTACGCGCCGATGGCCGCGGTGATGATCGCGGGGATGGTGCCGCCGCTCGGCCTCGCGCTGTCGAACGCCGTCGCCCCGCAGAAGTACCCCGACGAGCGGTACGCACAGGCGAAGGCCGCGGTGCCGATGGGACTGTCCTTCGTCACCGAAGGCGCCATCCCCTACGTCACCGCCGATCCCGAGCGGGTGCTGCCCGGCGTCGTCGTCGGGAGCGCGGCCGCCGCCGGGCTCGCGATGTGGCTCGGGGTGACGATGCCCGCGCCCCACGGCGGTATCCTCGTCGTAATTCTCAGTAACAGCCCGGCGCTGTTCCTGGTCTGTCTCGCGCTCGGGACGGCCCTTACGGCCACAACCGTAACGATGCTCAAACCGGACTACGTCGATACCGACGACGCAGTCGCGACCGCACAGAAGAACGACTAA